Part of the Kitasatospora sp. NBC_00374 genome is shown below.
GCCCCTGCGACCGCGGGCAGCTCGCCGAGGAGCTGGGCCACCACGGCGCCGAGGAAGACCATTTCCACGGGCGGGAGCTGGACCGGCACCTGGCCCAGCTCCGCAGGATGGGCCTGATCACCGCCGCCGGACCGGACTGCCGCGAACACGTCCCGGTCGAGCCGACCATCGCCCTGGAGTACCTGGCGCACGCCCGCACGGCCGAGCTCCGCCAGGCGCACCAGGCAGCCGTCGCGGCCTACCACGGCTATCGGCGGACCGTCAGCCCGCAGTCCACGGAGAACCTGGTGGAGGTGGTCACCGGTCCGTCCGTCGTGGAACGCATCTGGAACATCGAGGAGGCCGCCGAGTCCGAGGTGCTGCGCTTCGACTCCCCGCCGTACCACACCCACGGCGCCGCGAACCCGGTCGAGGTCGAGAAGCTCGGCCAGGGCGTGGAGTACCGCGTCGTCTACTCCAAGTCCGCGGTCCAGAACGCCGCCTACTACAGTGTCAACATCCGGCCCGGCATCGCCGCCGGGGAGCAGGCCCGGGTGCTGCCGACCGTCCCGGTGAAACTGGCCGTCTTCGACCGCCGCGTGGCCGTCGTGTCGATGTCGTTCGTCGAGGCCGAGGTCAACGACTCCCTCCTCGTCGTCCACCCGTCGAGCCTGCTGTCCGCGTTGACGGGGCTCTTCGAGACCGCGTGGCGCACGGCGCTGCCCATGCACCTCAGCGACCGGGTGCCCCCGGCGCTCAGCCCCCTCCACCGCCGCATCCTGGAGCTGCTGGCCACCGGCGTCACCGACGAGACCATCGCCGAACTCCTGGGCATCAGCCGCCGTACGCTCTCCCGGCAGCTGGAACAGCTCAACACCCGGGCCGGATCGCTCACCCGGTTCCAGATGGCGCTGCACGCGGCGCGCCGCGGATGGATCTGAGCCGCGGGAGCGGCAGACGGGTCAGGGCGCCGTCCCCCGTGGTCCGGCGGTGCCCTCGGCCTGGGCGGTGGCCCGCGCGTGGGCGGCGGCCCGGATCGGGGAGGGCCCACAGGCCCAGACCATGATCCGGCCGCCGGTCCGCGCCACCGGGCGGTCCCAGGCCGCCCGGACCAACCAGGGCCGGTGAACGCCGAGTTCGGCCCTGGCCCAGTCCGGCAGCAGGCCGATCGAGGCGTTCGTCAGCAGCCGGACGGCGGCGCGCTCGCGGCGGCTGCGACCGAACCCGCGCAGCAGCCGTAGCACGTCCAGGGCGGGCTGCGTCACCCGTAGCTCGGGCCTCGTCCGGGCCAGGTAGGCCGCCGCCTCGGCGCGGGAGGCCGGGATCTCGGTGGCGCCCAGGCGTTCGGCGACGAGCGCGGCCTGCGCGAGGTAGTCGTCGCACTCGGCGGCGGTCAGCGGGGTGGCGGCGAGGGCCTGGTATCCGGTCAGGAAGCAGTACACCTCGGCGGTGTGCACCCAGGTGAGCAGCTCCGGGTCGTCGGCGCGGTAGGGGCGGCCGTCCGGTGCGGTGCCGTGGATCCGCGGATGGATCTTCCGCACGCCCGCGATCGCCCGCTCGGCCGCCGCCGTCGAGCCGAGCGTCGTGGTGGTGACGAAGCGGGCCGTCCGGTTGAGCCGCCCGGTCGGGTCGGCCCGAAAGTCGGAGTGGGCGTCGACGGCGGCCATCGCCAGCGGGTGCAGGGACTGCAGCAGCAGCGCGGCGAAGCCGCCCACCAGCATTCCGGCCGGGTGCCCGTGCACCCGCCACACCACGCTGTCCGGGCCGAACAGGCCCGGGTCCCCGGCCGGGCGGTCGTAGCGCTCCAGGTGCAGGTCCTGTCCGTGCACGGTCGCGTTGATCTCCGCCAGCAGGCGGGCGCGCAGCGCGACGAGCGGGGTACGCCACCCGGCGACACCGTTCTGCGACCTCATCCTGGCCCGCCCCTCCTCGCCCCGGCCCACCACAGTACCGACCGCGCGGGCGTACCGGGCCTGCGCCGTCGGACTCGGCCCTCCGGGGTACGCCCCTTGACACCCCGTCGGGAGTACGTACGGCCGTCCGGGTCCGGCTCATGACATCCCCGCGGGGGGCGGCGGGGGCCGATCGGGTGGCAGGAACCGTGTCCCACCGCGGAAGGCCGGTGCGGGACTCGTGGGCGCGGTTGAATCCCACGGGCCCCCGAACGTCAAGAGGAGGATGACCGCGATGACCGGCGAAGAGATCCTCCTGGGTATCGCCCTGACCGTCGCCCTCGCCACCGGCTCGCAGATCCTGGCGAACAAGCTGCAGGTCCCTGCCCTGATCATCCTCCTGCCGGTCGGCTTCACCGTGGGCGCCCTCACCGACGTCATCCATCCCGGACGGCTGATCGGGCCGGACTTCCCCGCGCTGGTCTCGCTCTCGGTCGCGGTGATCCTCTACGACGCCGGTCTCGGACTGAACCTGCGCAACCTCACCGGCGAGACCCGCAGGATCGTGGGACGGCTGCTGATCTTCGGCATCCTGATCACTTTCTTCGCCGTCTCGGGCATCGGCCCGGCACTTTTCGGCATCCCGCTCAGGGTGGCGGCGATGATCGGCGTGATCCTCGTCGTGTCGGGCCCCACCGTCGTGGGCCCCGTGCTCGAGTACGTCCAGCCGACGGACAAGGTGCGGCGCATCCTGGTCTGGGAGGGAACCCTGACCGACCCGATCGGCGGCATCCTCGGCGCCGTCGTCTTCCACGCGGTCGCGACCTCGGGCCGGATCGACATCGGCCGGGGCTACCAGATCGGACAGTTCCTCATCAGCATGGGTGTCGGCCTCGCCGGGGGCGCCGTCGGGACCGCCCTCCTCTGGCTGGCCCTGCGCAAGCTGCGCCTCGGCGAGACCCTCGGCACCCTGGCCCAGCTGGCGACGGTCGTCGTCGTCTCCGCGGGCTGCGACATCGCCCGTGACGACACGGGCCTCATCGCGGCGATCGTCACCGGACTCGCCGTCACCAACCTCCCGGGCCTGGACATGCCCGCCCGCAGGCCCTTCTTCGGGACGCTCGTCCAGCTGATCATCGGGCTGCTGTTCATCTCCATCTCCTCGGCCGTCCCGCCGTCCTCCGTGACGCCGGTGCTCGTGCCGTCGCTGGTGCTGATCGCGATCCTCGTGCTGGTGGTGCGCCCGCTCGTCGCGTACGCGGCCGCCCACGGTTCGGCGCTCACCAGGGGAGAGTGGGGCTTCGTCGGATGGATGGCTCCGCGCGGAATCGTCGCGGCCTCGACCGCGTCCGCCTTCGCATCGGCTCTGGTGGAGAAGGGCCTGCCGGGCGCCGCCAAGATCCTCCCGATCACCTTCCTGGTGATCGTCGGAACGGTCCTGCTCTACGCCCTGACCGCCGCGCCCGTGGCCCGTCGGCTGGGCGTCGTCCGGCCGACGCGGACCCGGCCGCTGCTGGTCGGCGGCGACCCGTGGGTGATCGGCCTGGGGCAGGCCCTCGAGTCGGCAGGACTCGACGTGCTGATGTGGGCCGGGCTCGACGAGGAACGTGAGGAGATCACCGCCGCCGGCATCGAACTCGCGCACGGGGAGATGCTCGCGACCGCGACCAATCCCCGGGCACGCCTGGAGGGCGTCACAGCCGTGTTCCTCCTCACCGACGACGACGACTTCAACGCGCTCGCCTCGGTCGTGGTCAAGGACAACGTCCAGGGCCCCGTCTACCGGGTGGGACCGCCCCGCGGCAGCCACGGTGTGGTCGCCCCGTACACCGGGGGCGACATCCTCTTCGGCCGGTCACTCGTCCGCCACCTGCTCGCCGAACGCTACCGGCGGGGTGCCCGTTTCCTGCTGCAGCCCGGCTCCGTACCGATCCCGCCGGGCCACGACGTCCTCTTCGTCATCCGACCCGACGGCCGGCTGGACCCGGTCACCGAGACCAGTGCGATCACCCCGCTGCCGGACGACACCGCCGTCCTGCTGAGCCCCGCATGATGTCCTGGGCCACCCGCTTCCGGCTGCGGCAGTACGCCAAGGCGAGCCTGTGGATCGTCCCGCTGCTCGGGCTCGTCCTGGGCGTCGCCCTGGCCGAGGCGGCGGCCGCGGCGGAGGGGTCGTCCTGGCTGCCGAGGACCTGGGACTACTCGGCGACGACCGCGAGCAGCGTCCTCAGCTCCGTCGTCGGATCCATGATCGCTCTGCTCGGCTTCGTCGTGACCATCGGCGTCCTGGTCATCCAGCAGGCCACCGGCACC
Proteins encoded:
- a CDS encoding helix-turn-helix domain-containing protein is translated as MTDDDLPTHLLRLGLTDRQAETYLALLTIGPCDRGQLAEELGHHGAEEDHFHGRELDRHLAQLRRMGLITAAGPDCREHVPVEPTIALEYLAHARTAELRQAHQAAVAAYHGYRRTVSPQSTENLVEVVTGPSVVERIWNIEEAAESEVLRFDSPPYHTHGAANPVEVEKLGQGVEYRVVYSKSAVQNAAYYSVNIRPGIAAGEQARVLPTVPVKLAVFDRRVAVVSMSFVEAEVNDSLLVVHPSSLLSALTGLFETAWRTALPMHLSDRVPPALSPLHRRILELLATGVTDETIAELLGISRRTLSRQLEQLNTRAGSLTRFQMALHAARRGWI
- a CDS encoding oxygenase MpaB family protein, with amino-acid sequence MRSQNGVAGWRTPLVALRARLLAEINATVHGQDLHLERYDRPAGDPGLFGPDSVVWRVHGHPAGMLVGGFAALLLQSLHPLAMAAVDAHSDFRADPTGRLNRTARFVTTTTLGSTAAAERAIAGVRKIHPRIHGTAPDGRPYRADDPELLTWVHTAEVYCFLTGYQALAATPLTAAECDDYLAQAALVAERLGATEIPASRAEAAAYLARTRPELRVTQPALDVLRLLRGFGRSRRERAAVRLLTNASIGLLPDWARAELGVHRPWLVRAAWDRPVARTGGRIMVWACGPSPIRAAAHARATAQAEGTAGPRGTAP
- a CDS encoding cation:proton antiporter is translated as MTGEEILLGIALTVALATGSQILANKLQVPALIILLPVGFTVGALTDVIHPGRLIGPDFPALVSLSVAVILYDAGLGLNLRNLTGETRRIVGRLLIFGILITFFAVSGIGPALFGIPLRVAAMIGVILVVSGPTVVGPVLEYVQPTDKVRRILVWEGTLTDPIGGILGAVVFHAVATSGRIDIGRGYQIGQFLISMGVGLAGGAVGTALLWLALRKLRLGETLGTLAQLATVVVVSAGCDIARDDTGLIAAIVTGLAVTNLPGLDMPARRPFFGTLVQLIIGLLFISISSAVPPSSVTPVLVPSLVLIAILVLVVRPLVAYAAAHGSALTRGEWGFVGWMAPRGIVAASTASAFASALVEKGLPGAAKILPITFLVIVGTVLLYALTAAPVARRLGVVRPTRTRPLLVGGDPWVIGLGQALESAGLDVLMWAGLDEEREEITAAGIELAHGEMLATATNPRARLEGVTAVFLLTDDDDFNALASVVVKDNVQGPVYRVGPPRGSHGVVAPYTGGDILFGRSLVRHLLAERYRRGARFLLQPGSVPIPPGHDVLFVIRPDGRLDPVTETSAITPLPDDTAVLLSPA